From the genome of Nomia melanderi isolate GNS246 chromosome 14, iyNomMela1, whole genome shotgun sequence, one region includes:
- the chb gene encoding CLIP-associating protein isoform X8 produces the protein MNDAGVIVSSGHRCLHRGLKKYPSIDHKIWDPSSRWILQWDNIVKHPGARARGCHCDIHKPPWLYPDLVGKSTDETDRAIKSAPVKRSTIPPKRGQFGPAKAPPSAIAQPGNTLQTVPRAATVKRNVSIKSAAGQAGAVDEETFLTAFEDVPSVNLFSAKDLDEQMKVIKENVGDDKKDWKQRTESMKKLRSIVIAGGINYENFIECLKSMQRSFEVACTDLRSQVVREACITLAFLSQHLKNKFASFGETVLLTLMNLIQNSAKVVATAGAVAVRFILQNTHCNRYVPIITSCLSNKSKDIRRASCEYLNLILQTWPTQILQKHVQILQDTIKKGIADSDSEARAFARKSYWAFKDHFPEQAEALLNSLDTAYKRSLMSLSNSGSINSLNVVTRSASVSPRTARPAMSATGSTENLHQTAGQPHGPLRRTPSLPRSYRQSGIPVLQRPTDSHYRGTPGVRSTSAIDLQAAQRAKARMMYANISRQKASLPRPSKSPDTTAVASPERTARTRTRMSGVSQSQPSSRSGSPSSRLSYATYNREGESLIARPRRLSGHGIRSTGNSREPSPQRFGMDRSFASKIRGRSLHMSPTDRPQSRPVMAQKMLQQSREAESALADALTFDNIDSYTRTPRGKGDHSDDSETSSICSERSMDSFRRPNDSFSWSGSQQRLYRDMWDQSIPKDIKEIIENCAHKHWGDRKEGLVGLQHFLSNGNTLTATELRKVTDIFTKMFMDSHTKVFSLFLDTLNELVATHSEDLGDWLYVLCARLLNKLGTDLLGSIQAKIHKTLDVVRECFPGEQLLPAVMRYLTDPTQTPNSRVKIATLTFITQIAETAEPSALINSAGTALARLLDWSNDVKSQDVRRHAQNAVISLYNLNPPKVTMILSELPKYYQEAALPLVQNHLRKSSGSSNPASPGTPPPRAQSSPARSKVKEELLVKIDNADENLEEVYNIPHRSLRRTTAEIQNYGFERLERATTSKDSGISNMADVEEKMEGLTLCNSGRSSSVSSPTQRGRSVTNITVNGSSDTIAGDLILPQENNGYKAHTGSSPDSSKRPEVLDNMIKTLQSKMTQIEEKVLALQEFQLYVREGDPAYIKQHFKKLLKTLLDSLTNDSKKMQGEVLQTLIDMLKCPELVDSFSVYPELLVLKVINAYKLDDQKQDSSGSSSNTRSPVHWMAEKCAATIAMVLKPEQIIHLVSTIITTEPYPLNMGAIKMLHKVVEHWGRDAIEPHLSKVMPGLIKAYDDNESAVRKSAVFCMVAIHLAVGEEVLKPHLSCLYTSKLKLLNIYIQRAQQANSQPASPRSNSKN, from the exons ATGAATGATGCTGGTGTGATAGTGTCAAGCGGCCACCGCTGCTTGCACAGAGGATTAAAAAAGTATCCTAGTATTGATCATAAAATATGGGATCCGAGTAGTAGATGGATTCTTCAGTGGGATAACATTGTGAAGCACCCAGGTGCTAGAGCAAGAGGATGCCATTGTGACATTCATAAGCCGCCATGGCTCTATCCAGACTTAG TTGGAAAGAGCACGGATGAGACGGATAGAGCT ATTAAATCAGCTCCCGTGAAGAGGTCAACTATTCCTCCAAAAAGGGGACAATTTGGTCCTGCAAAAGCTCCTCCCTCTGCTATAG CTCAACCTGGTAATACTCTGCAAACGGTTCCAAGGGCAGCAACCGTGAAAAGAAACGTATCAATAAAATCAGCAGCAG GTCAGGCCGGTGCAGTCGATGAGGAAACTTTCCTCACAGCGTTCGAAGATGTGCCATCTGTCAACTTGTTTTCAGCGAAGGATCTTGATGAACAGATGAAAGTCATTAAAGAAAATGTTGGCGACGACAAGAAAGATTGGAAACAGAGGACAGAGAGT ATGAAAAAATTGCGATCGATTGTCATTGCGGGTGGTATAAACTACGAGAACTTCATCGAATGTTTGAAGAGCATGCAGAGATCATTCGAGGTCGCGTGTACGGACCTCAGGTCGCAAGTTGTCAGGGAAGCGTGTATTACTTTAGCGTTTCTTAGTCAACACTTGAAAAATAAGTTCGCCAGCTTTGGAGAGACAGTCTTACTCACCTTAATGAACCTCATACAAAATAGTGCCAAG GTTGTGGCAACAGCTGGTGCTGTGGCTGTGAGGTTCATTCTACAAAACACACACTGCAATCGTTACGTGCCAATTATCACGTCGTGTTTAAGTAACAAAAGTAAAGACATACGTCGAGCATCGTGCGAGTATCTGAATCTAATTCTGCAAACGTGGCCTACCCAGATATTACAGAAACATGTACAGATATTACAAGACACTATCAAAAAGGGTATCGCGGATTCGGATTCGGAAGCAAGAGCTTTCGCCAGGAA gtCGTATTGGGCATTCAAAGATCATTTCCCAGAGCAAGCGGAAGCGTTGCTCAACAGTCTTGACACTGCGTACAAACGTTCTTTAATGTCTCTTAGCAATAGTGGTAGTATTAACAGTTTGAATGTAGTAACAAGATCGGCGAGTGTCAGTCCTAGGACAGCCAGACCAGCGATGAGTGCCACAG GTAGTACGGAAAATTTGCATCAGACTGCGGGTCAACCACACGGCCCGCTCAGACGTACCCCGTCCTTGCCGCGGTCTTATCGTCAGTCTGGTATCCCAGTTCTACAGAGACCCACTGATAGTCATT ATCGTGGCACGCCGGGAGTTAGATCTACCAGCGCCATAGATCTGCAAGCCGCACAAAGAGCGAAAGCGAGGATGATGTATGCAAACATTAGTAGGCAGAAAGCGTCCCTCC CACGTCCCAGTAAATCACCAGACACCACAGCGGTGGCTAGTCCAGAAAGAACCGcaagaacgagaacgagaatgTCCGGAGTGTCGCAATCTCAGC CCAGCAGTCGGTCGGGATCACCGTCATCTAGACTGAGTTACGCTACGTATAATCGCGAAGGAGAATCCTTGATCGCAAGACCGAGGCGGTTATCTGGACATGGAATCAGAAGCACTGGCAACAGCCGTGAACCTAGCCCACAAAGGTTTGGAATGGATAGGAGTTTCGCTAGTAAAATACG AGGAAGAAGCTTACACATGTCTCCGACGGACAGACCTCAGTCTAGACCGGTCATGGCACAGAAAATGCTTCAACAATCGCGTGAAGCGGAATCGGCACTGGCGGATGCGCTCACCTTTGATAATATCGATAGTTACACGAGAACGCCAAGGGGTAAAGGTGATCATAGTGACGACAGTGAAACCAGCAGTATATGTTCTGAAAGGAGTATGGACAGCTTCAGACGACCGAATGAC TCGTTCTCATGGAGTGGCTCCCAGCAAAGACTGTACCGTGATATGTGGGATCAGTCTATCCCGAAG GATATTaaggaaattattgaaaattgtgcGCATAAACATTGGGGAGACAGGAAAGAGGGTTTGGTAGGCTTGCAACATTTCCTTTCGAACGGGAACACGCTCACGGCGACGGAGTTGCGCAAGGTGACAGATATTTTCACCAAAATGTTCATGGACTCCCATACAAAGGTCTTCAGTTTATTTCTGGACACACTGAATGAACTGGTCGCCACTCACAGCGAAGATCTCGGCGACTGGCTTTATGTCCTGTGCGCGAGGCTCTTGAATAAATTAGGTACCGATCTGCTTGGATCGATCCAGGCGAAAATTCACAAGACACTCGATGTCGTCAG AGAATGTTTCCCAGGAGAACAGCTACTGCCCGCGGTGATGAGATATCTCACAGATCCAACGCAAACTCCGAATTCCCGCGTGAAGATAGCTACCCTCACGTTCATCACGCAAATAGCGGAAACGGCAGAACCGTCCGCGTTAATTAATTCCGCGGGGACAGCACTCGCAAGGTTACTCGATTGGTCCAACGACGTTAAAAGTCAAGACGTCAGGAGACATGCACAAAACGCCGTAATATCACTGTACAATTTAAACCCCCCGAAAGTGACCATGATATTATCCGAATTACCTAAGTATTATCAG GAAGCTGCATTGCCACTGGTACAGAATCACCTGAGAAAATCCTCGGGTTCCAGTAATCCAGCGTCGCCTGGCACTCCACCTCCCAGAGCACAAAGTTCACCGGCCCGTTCGAAGGTTAAAGAAGAGCTGTTGGTTAAAATAGACAACGCTGACGAGAATTTGGAAGAAGTTTATAA tattccCCACAGGTCGTTAAGGCGCACCACTGCGGAAATTCAGAACTATGGTTTCGAGCGTTTGGAGAGAGCAACCACCAGCAAAGATAGCGGCATCAGCAATATGGCCGACGTGGAAGAAAAAATGGAAGGTCTCACGTTATGTAATTCG GGTCGTTCTTCCTCCGTTTCATCGCCCACTCAAAGAGGACGGTCAGTCACGAACATCACCGTTAATGGATCGAGTGATACGATCGCAGGAGATCTCATACTACCTCAAGAAAATAATGGCTACAAAGCGCATA CAGGGTCTTCGCCTGATTCGTCAAAAAGGCCGGAAGTCTTAGATAATATGATTAAAACGCTACAGTCGAAGATGACCCAGATCGAAGAAAAAGTATTAGCTCTACAAGAGTTCCAATTATACGTTCGAGAAGGAGATCCCGCGTACATCAAACAGCATTTCAA AAAATTGCTCAAAACACTGTTAGACAGTTTAACTAACGATAGCAAGAAAATGCAAGGAGAAGTACTTCAAACGCTGATTGACATGCTGAAGTGTCCTGAACTCGTGGACAGTTTTTCCGTTTACCCCGAGCTGCTTGTTCTAAAAGTAATTAACGCGTACAAATTGGACGATCAAAAACAAGATTCTTCCGGTAGCAGCAGTAACACGAGATCTCCC GTTCACTGGATGGCAGAGAAATGCGCTGCGACAATAGCGATGGTTCTCAAGCCGGAGCAGATCATTCATTTAGTCTCAACTATAATCACCACAGAACCGTATCCTTTGAATATGGGGGCGATAAAAATGTTGCACAAAGTAGTGGAACACTGGGGTCGGGATGCGATAGAACCTCATCTATCCAAAGTTATGCCCGGTCTTATTAAG GCTTATGACGATAACGAGAGTGCGGTACGCAAGAGCGCCGTCTTCTGCATGGTAGCGATACACTTGGCAGTCGGCGAGGAGGTATTGAAGCCGCATTTGAGCTGTTTGTACACCAGCAAGTTGAAGCTTTTGAACATTTATATACAACGTGCGCAACAGGCGAACAGTCAACCGGCAAGTCCGCGTAGCAATAGCAAGAATTAA
- the chb gene encoding CLIP-associating protein isoform X9: protein MNDAGVIVSSGHRCLHRGLKKYPSIDHKIWDPSSRWILQWDNIVKHPGARARGCHCDIHKPPWLYPDLVGKSTDETDRAIKSAPVKRSTIPPKRGQFGPAKAPPSAIGQAGAVDEETFLTAFEDVPSVNLFSAKDLDEQMKVIKENVGDDKKDWKQRTESMKKLRSIVIAGGINYENFIECLKSMQRSFEVACTDLRSQVVREACITLAFLSQHLKNKFASFGETVLLTLMNLIQNSAKVVATAGAVAVRFILQNTHCNRYVPIITSCLSNKSKDIRRASCEYLNLILQTWPTQILQKHVQILQDTIKKGIADSDSEARAFARKSYWAFKDHFPEQAEALLNSLDTAYKRSLMSLSNSGSINSLNVVTRSASVSPRTARPAMSATGSTENLHQTAGQPHGPLRRTPSLPRSYRQSGIPVLQRPTDSHYRGTPGVRSTSAIDLQAAQRAKARMMYANISRQKASLPRPSKSPDTTAVASPERTARTRTRMSGVSQSQPSSRSGSPSSRLSYATYNREGESLIARPRRLSGHGIRSTGNSREPSPQRFGMDRSFASKIRGRSLHMSPTDRPQSRPVMAQKMLQQSREAESALADALTFDNIDSYTRTPRGKGDHSDDSETSSICSERSMDSFRRPNDSFSWSGSQQRLYRDMWDQSIPKDIKEIIENCAHKHWGDRKEGLVGLQHFLSNGNTLTATELRKVTDIFTKMFMDSHTKVFSLFLDTLNELVATHSEDLGDWLYVLCARLLNKLGTDLLGSIQAKIHKTLDVVRECFPGEQLLPAVMRYLTDPTQTPNSRVKIATLTFITQIAETAEPSALINSAGTALARLLDWSNDVKSQDVRRHAQNAVISLYNLNPPKVTMILSELPKYYQEAALPLVQNHLRKSSGSSNPASPGTPPPRAQSSPARSKVKEELLVKIDNADENLEEVYNIPHRSLRRTTAEIQNYGFERLERATTSKDSGISNMADVEEKMEGLTLCNSGRSSSVSSPTQRGRSVTNITVNGSSDTIAGDLILPQENNGYKAHTGSSPDSSKRPEVLDNMIKTLQSKMTQIEEKVLALQEFQLYVREGDPAYIKQHFKKLLKTLLDSLTNDSKKMQGEVLQTLIDMLKCPELVDSFSVYPELLVLKVINAYKLDDQKQDSSGSSSNTRSPVHWMAEKCAATIAMVLKPEQIIHLVSTIITTEPYPLNMGAIKMLHKVVEHWGRDAIEPHLSKVMPGLIKAYDDNESAVRKSAVFCMVAIHLAVGEEVLKPHLSCLYTSKLKLLNIYIQRAQQANSQPASPRSNSKN from the exons ATGAATGATGCTGGTGTGATAGTGTCAAGCGGCCACCGCTGCTTGCACAGAGGATTAAAAAAGTATCCTAGTATTGATCATAAAATATGGGATCCGAGTAGTAGATGGATTCTTCAGTGGGATAACATTGTGAAGCACCCAGGTGCTAGAGCAAGAGGATGCCATTGTGACATTCATAAGCCGCCATGGCTCTATCCAGACTTAG TTGGAAAGAGCACGGATGAGACGGATAGAGCT ATTAAATCAGCTCCCGTGAAGAGGTCAACTATTCCTCCAAAAAGGGGACAATTTGGTCCTGCAAAAGCTCCTCCCTCTGCTATAG GTCAGGCCGGTGCAGTCGATGAGGAAACTTTCCTCACAGCGTTCGAAGATGTGCCATCTGTCAACTTGTTTTCAGCGAAGGATCTTGATGAACAGATGAAAGTCATTAAAGAAAATGTTGGCGACGACAAGAAAGATTGGAAACAGAGGACAGAGAGT ATGAAAAAATTGCGATCGATTGTCATTGCGGGTGGTATAAACTACGAGAACTTCATCGAATGTTTGAAGAGCATGCAGAGATCATTCGAGGTCGCGTGTACGGACCTCAGGTCGCAAGTTGTCAGGGAAGCGTGTATTACTTTAGCGTTTCTTAGTCAACACTTGAAAAATAAGTTCGCCAGCTTTGGAGAGACAGTCTTACTCACCTTAATGAACCTCATACAAAATAGTGCCAAG GTTGTGGCAACAGCTGGTGCTGTGGCTGTGAGGTTCATTCTACAAAACACACACTGCAATCGTTACGTGCCAATTATCACGTCGTGTTTAAGTAACAAAAGTAAAGACATACGTCGAGCATCGTGCGAGTATCTGAATCTAATTCTGCAAACGTGGCCTACCCAGATATTACAGAAACATGTACAGATATTACAAGACACTATCAAAAAGGGTATCGCGGATTCGGATTCGGAAGCAAGAGCTTTCGCCAGGAA gtCGTATTGGGCATTCAAAGATCATTTCCCAGAGCAAGCGGAAGCGTTGCTCAACAGTCTTGACACTGCGTACAAACGTTCTTTAATGTCTCTTAGCAATAGTGGTAGTATTAACAGTTTGAATGTAGTAACAAGATCGGCGAGTGTCAGTCCTAGGACAGCCAGACCAGCGATGAGTGCCACAG GTAGTACGGAAAATTTGCATCAGACTGCGGGTCAACCACACGGCCCGCTCAGACGTACCCCGTCCTTGCCGCGGTCTTATCGTCAGTCTGGTATCCCAGTTCTACAGAGACCCACTGATAGTCATT ATCGTGGCACGCCGGGAGTTAGATCTACCAGCGCCATAGATCTGCAAGCCGCACAAAGAGCGAAAGCGAGGATGATGTATGCAAACATTAGTAGGCAGAAAGCGTCCCTCC CACGTCCCAGTAAATCACCAGACACCACAGCGGTGGCTAGTCCAGAAAGAACCGcaagaacgagaacgagaatgTCCGGAGTGTCGCAATCTCAGC CCAGCAGTCGGTCGGGATCACCGTCATCTAGACTGAGTTACGCTACGTATAATCGCGAAGGAGAATCCTTGATCGCAAGACCGAGGCGGTTATCTGGACATGGAATCAGAAGCACTGGCAACAGCCGTGAACCTAGCCCACAAAGGTTTGGAATGGATAGGAGTTTCGCTAGTAAAATACG AGGAAGAAGCTTACACATGTCTCCGACGGACAGACCTCAGTCTAGACCGGTCATGGCACAGAAAATGCTTCAACAATCGCGTGAAGCGGAATCGGCACTGGCGGATGCGCTCACCTTTGATAATATCGATAGTTACACGAGAACGCCAAGGGGTAAAGGTGATCATAGTGACGACAGTGAAACCAGCAGTATATGTTCTGAAAGGAGTATGGACAGCTTCAGACGACCGAATGAC TCGTTCTCATGGAGTGGCTCCCAGCAAAGACTGTACCGTGATATGTGGGATCAGTCTATCCCGAAG GATATTaaggaaattattgaaaattgtgcGCATAAACATTGGGGAGACAGGAAAGAGGGTTTGGTAGGCTTGCAACATTTCCTTTCGAACGGGAACACGCTCACGGCGACGGAGTTGCGCAAGGTGACAGATATTTTCACCAAAATGTTCATGGACTCCCATACAAAGGTCTTCAGTTTATTTCTGGACACACTGAATGAACTGGTCGCCACTCACAGCGAAGATCTCGGCGACTGGCTTTATGTCCTGTGCGCGAGGCTCTTGAATAAATTAGGTACCGATCTGCTTGGATCGATCCAGGCGAAAATTCACAAGACACTCGATGTCGTCAG AGAATGTTTCCCAGGAGAACAGCTACTGCCCGCGGTGATGAGATATCTCACAGATCCAACGCAAACTCCGAATTCCCGCGTGAAGATAGCTACCCTCACGTTCATCACGCAAATAGCGGAAACGGCAGAACCGTCCGCGTTAATTAATTCCGCGGGGACAGCACTCGCAAGGTTACTCGATTGGTCCAACGACGTTAAAAGTCAAGACGTCAGGAGACATGCACAAAACGCCGTAATATCACTGTACAATTTAAACCCCCCGAAAGTGACCATGATATTATCCGAATTACCTAAGTATTATCAG GAAGCTGCATTGCCACTGGTACAGAATCACCTGAGAAAATCCTCGGGTTCCAGTAATCCAGCGTCGCCTGGCACTCCACCTCCCAGAGCACAAAGTTCACCGGCCCGTTCGAAGGTTAAAGAAGAGCTGTTGGTTAAAATAGACAACGCTGACGAGAATTTGGAAGAAGTTTATAA tattccCCACAGGTCGTTAAGGCGCACCACTGCGGAAATTCAGAACTATGGTTTCGAGCGTTTGGAGAGAGCAACCACCAGCAAAGATAGCGGCATCAGCAATATGGCCGACGTGGAAGAAAAAATGGAAGGTCTCACGTTATGTAATTCG GGTCGTTCTTCCTCCGTTTCATCGCCCACTCAAAGAGGACGGTCAGTCACGAACATCACCGTTAATGGATCGAGTGATACGATCGCAGGAGATCTCATACTACCTCAAGAAAATAATGGCTACAAAGCGCATA CAGGGTCTTCGCCTGATTCGTCAAAAAGGCCGGAAGTCTTAGATAATATGATTAAAACGCTACAGTCGAAGATGACCCAGATCGAAGAAAAAGTATTAGCTCTACAAGAGTTCCAATTATACGTTCGAGAAGGAGATCCCGCGTACATCAAACAGCATTTCAA AAAATTGCTCAAAACACTGTTAGACAGTTTAACTAACGATAGCAAGAAAATGCAAGGAGAAGTACTTCAAACGCTGATTGACATGCTGAAGTGTCCTGAACTCGTGGACAGTTTTTCCGTTTACCCCGAGCTGCTTGTTCTAAAAGTAATTAACGCGTACAAATTGGACGATCAAAAACAAGATTCTTCCGGTAGCAGCAGTAACACGAGATCTCCC GTTCACTGGATGGCAGAGAAATGCGCTGCGACAATAGCGATGGTTCTCAAGCCGGAGCAGATCATTCATTTAGTCTCAACTATAATCACCACAGAACCGTATCCTTTGAATATGGGGGCGATAAAAATGTTGCACAAAGTAGTGGAACACTGGGGTCGGGATGCGATAGAACCTCATCTATCCAAAGTTATGCCCGGTCTTATTAAG GCTTATGACGATAACGAGAGTGCGGTACGCAAGAGCGCCGTCTTCTGCATGGTAGCGATACACTTGGCAGTCGGCGAGGAGGTATTGAAGCCGCATTTGAGCTGTTTGTACACCAGCAAGTTGAAGCTTTTGAACATTTATATACAACGTGCGCAACAGGCGAACAGTCAACCGGCAAGTCCGCGTAGCAATAGCAAGAATTAA